AATACAATACGTATCCGCCGAAACTTGGCATTTTGATCTTATTCTCTTCTGCTACTGATTTTACCATGAAGTTTGGAGCATTGCCTATATAGGTCAATGCGCCCATAAATACCGCACCCACGGAAATCGCTTTCAGAAGTTCCTCTCCAACTGGATCAGCCAGGATCTGAGTTACATTAGAGAACCCTAATAATCCTTTGGCTAAGGATAAGAAAGTCAGGTAAGTAGGAGCATTGTCCAGAACTCCCGAGAATCCACCAGTTACCCAGAAGAATTGCCATCTTTCAGTGATTCCTAGTTCTTTTCCATGATGTTCCAGGAGCAATAATGCTGGGATCATGGTTAAGAAGATACCTATGAATAGGTAAGCTACCTCTTGGATAGGACCTAAGGTAAACTTATTCTTTTCTCTTAGCTTAGGATCGGAAGTCACTTTGGAAAGTGCGATCAAACCGATTAGAACCGCTTCTCTAATGAATGCAAGGAAAGGATATTTTTCAATCGCAGGAATATAGTTTTGGTTCAAGAAAGCTACGGAAAGGATCACTCCTAAAAGCCAGAGTAAGTTTACTTGGCCTTCTAATCCAAGGGGTTGTCTATGAGAATGATCGTAACGGATATCCTTTTTGGTCTCTTTTCCGTGCATGATCGTGTCCCAAATAAAGTAGATCACGAGTAAAATTCCGGAAGCGATGATCATCTGAGGGAATAGTTTAAATGTCCAAACGAATGGAACTCCTTGCAGATAACCTAAGAATAAAGGAGGATCTCCGAGAGGAGTTAAGGAGCCACCAATATTAGAAACCAAGAAAATAAAGAAGATCACTGTGTGAACCACATGTTTTCTTTCTGAGTTGGTCTTGAGTAAAGGACGGATCAGAAGCATAGAAGCTCCAGTCGTTCCGATAAAAGAAGCCAGGAAAGTTCCCACGACCAAGAAGATTGTGTTATTTACCGGAGTAGCTTCTATATCTCCTTTTAAAACGATCCCACCTGAAATATAGAATAGTGCCGCAAGAAGGATGATAAACGGAATATAATCGAATACCATAGTGTGGAAAATTTTTCCGCCCCAGCTATGCGCCATTAAGATCCCGAAAGAAACTCCTCCAAGAGCTAAGGAAAGAAGAAGTTTGTTATTATTGTTTTCCCACCAATGCTCCGTTGTTTGAGAGATCAAGGGTAGAAGTGCAATACTGAGTAGGATTAAAACGAAAGGAATAACCGACCAAAGAGGAAGATCGTCTCCTGCCTCACCATGAGCCGATGCAGTCTCTTGGTGCCCGTTTCCAGTTCCGTGTTCCCCATGACCTGCATCCGTTTCGGATTGAGCCAGTGTATTTGTTTGAGGGGATGCCCCTGTTTCCGCCCAAACGGAAACGTTTAGGACCAGGGAGAGAAAGAGTAGGGTAGTAAAAAATTTGTTTCTCATCATTCTCTGCTTTTCGAAGATTTTTCGTCAGGTTATAGAGATTCAGATAGGTTTCAAAGGAAAATCCATGATTTCTCGGGTTTTTTTGGCCTCCTTTTTTTGGATTGCATAAATCCTTCCTTTTTTGCAAGATCCTAATAGGAATTCATATCTTCTAGACTTTTTGCTTTATATTCGGCCCTTTCGGACCGTCAGATATATAGGCCCATAGAGAGAACCGACGACCATGACTGTTTTAGGTAAACACAAACAATACTGCCTGACTCCGGACGAAATAGAGAGTAGATTAAAATCGGTTTCAATACAACCGACCATGCAAAGGATTTCCATTTGCCAATACGTACTTTGTGAAGCGGATCATCCAACCGCTGAAGAAGTAAAAGAATGGGTAGATAAACGTTCTTTGAAGATGAGTTTAGCGACCGTCTATAATACTTTAAACGTTTTAGTATCTGCAGGTCTATTAAGAGAGTTTAAATTTTCCTGTTTGGGTAAATCGGTATTCGATAGCAATATCGACGACCATTTCCATTTCTTCGATGAGAAGTCGGGAAAATTCCATGACCTGGACGCGGAACTTCTTACAATCGATTCTAAACTACCTAAAGAGTTTAAAGTGAATAAGATGGATATCCTATTCACCGGATCTTTAGAAGAATCGAACGCTTCCGTTTAATATTCATTAGATATTAATCGCTTCGCCTAAAGCCTGTCCTGCCGCTTCCATTACGGATTCTGAAAGTGTAGGATGGGCATGTATCCTTCCTGCAATTTCTTTAAGAGTTAATTCGGATCCCATTCCTAAATTGATCTCTCCTAAAATTTCGGTTACATTCGGTCCGATCAAATGAGCCCCTAATACTTCTCCGGTTTTGCGATCGGCTACTAGTTTTACCATTCCTTCTACTTCGCCTAGGGCTTGTGCTCTACCGTTTGCTCTAAATGGGAATTTTCCTACGACTACGTCTATACCTGATTTTTTTGCTTCTTCTTCTTTTAAACCTACTGAGGCGACTTCCGGATGGCAGTATGTGCAGGCCGGGATCTTAAGATAATCCAAAGGTTCAAAAACTAAGCCATGAGGATTTTTATTTTGGATAGAGATCGCTTCGGCAGCCTTGACACCTTCTGTAGAGGCCACATGAGCGAGTAGAGGAGCTCCGATACAATCTCCGATTGCGTAGATATTCGGGACCTTGGTTTTAAATTTAGTATCTACCTTGATAAATCCTTTTTGAAGAAATACTCCAATCTCTTCCAGATGAATACCTTCTGTATTTGGAGTAACTCCAATGGCTACTAGGACCTTATCGAATTTTTTTCTTTCTCCTTCTGGCGCTATCCCTTCTCCTTTTAGAAGAATGGATACTCCATCTGATTCCAGTTTTGGTTCTGAAACTCCTACACTGGTAAGGATTTGGATCCCTCTTTTTACGAAGGAACGATTGAGTAGATTGGATATTTCAGGATCTTCTAATGGAAGAATTTTGTCCTGCATCTCTACGATTGTGACTTGGGTTCCCATGCTAGAGTAGAAGTCTGCAAACTCTATCCCAATTGCTCCTGCACCAATGACTGCCAGAGTTTTAGGGGGAGATTCCTGTATCATTGCATGTTTGCTGGATAGGACCTTGTCTCCGTCGAATGGAAGTCCTGGAAATTCTTTTGGTCTGGCGCCGGTGGCTATAATAAAATATTCGGATTGGATCTCTTCTTTAGA
Above is a genomic segment from Leptospira selangorensis containing:
- a CDS encoding sodium:proton antiporter, with the protein product MRNKFFTTLLFLSLVLNVSVWAETGASPQTNTLAQSETDAGHGEHGTGNGHQETASAHGEAGDDLPLWSVIPFVLILLSIALLPLISQTTEHWWENNNNKLLLSLALGGVSFGILMAHSWGGKIFHTMVFDYIPFIILLAALFYISGGIVLKGDIEATPVNNTIFLVVGTFLASFIGTTGASMLLIRPLLKTNSERKHVVHTVIFFIFLVSNIGGSLTPLGDPPLFLGYLQGVPFVWTFKLFPQMIIASGILLVIYFIWDTIMHGKETKKDIRYDHSHRQPLGLEGQVNLLWLLGVILSVAFLNQNYIPAIEKYPFLAFIREAVLIGLIALSKVTSDPKLREKNKFTLGPIQEVAYLFIGIFLTMIPALLLLEHHGKELGITERWQFFWVTGGFSGVLDNAPTYLTFLSLAKGLLGFSNVTQILADPVGEELLKAISVGAVFMGALTYIGNAPNFMVKSVAEENKIKMPSFGGYVLYSFLLLVPTFLLLTWIFFI
- the lpdA gene encoding dihydrolipoyl dehydrogenase; its protein translation is MAENYDLTVIGGGPGGYVAAIRAAQLGLNVCLVEKEKLGGVCLNWGCIPTKALLESAHLLESIRKSESFGLKVEKVSPDFPNIIKRSRGVADTMSNGVEFLMKKNKISVKKGSAVFKDKNTIWLPDTSKEEIQSEYFIIATGARPKEFPGLPFDGDKVLSSKHAMIQESPPKTLAVIGAGAIGIEFADFYSSMGTQVTIVEMQDKILPLEDPEISNLLNRSFVKRGIQILTSVGVSEPKLESDGVSILLKGEGIAPEGERKKFDKVLVAIGVTPNTEGIHLEEIGVFLQKGFIKVDTKFKTKVPNIYAIGDCIGAPLLAHVASTEGVKAAEAISIQNKNPHGLVFEPLDYLKIPACTYCHPEVASVGLKEEEAKKSGIDVVVGKFPFRANGRAQALGEVEGMVKLVADRKTGEVLGAHLIGPNVTEILGEINLGMGSELTLKEIAGRIHAHPTLSESVMEAAGQALGEAINI
- the perRB gene encoding peroxide-responsive transcriptional repressor PerRB — translated: MTVLGKHKQYCLTPDEIESRLKSVSIQPTMQRISICQYVLCEADHPTAEEVKEWVDKRSLKMSLATVYNTLNVLVSAGLLREFKFSCLGKSVFDSNIDDHFHFFDEKSGKFHDLDAELLTIDSKLPKEFKVNKMDILFTGSLEESNASV